In one window of Sulfolobales archaeon DNA:
- a CDS encoding endonuclease NucS, whose product MEYDEEEGIYRTIDHRKLESVREIIAKSMRNSVVIIIGRCSVIYKGRASSETGYDVRMIIIKPDGTLLVHEAVGRDPLNWQPPGSLCTIHTQDHELLIRCYRSKYREEVLIRFDKLYHVGVARIGYSRYFEVKGVEKDLVNMIASSSLPIDPEARLISREYHTPHGRIDLLFKNYSRNILYVVEVKNERAGVAAVDQLRRYVEYMRNHYREGSVAGVLIAGGISDEALRELLSQGFYYIDSKNLKPSDRKDLYEYLRGGGSEN is encoded by the coding sequence ATGGAGTATGACGAGGAAGAAGGAATCTACAGAACAATAGATCATAGAAAACTAGAATCTGTAAGAGAGATCATTGCAAAAAGCATGAGGAATAGTGTAGTAATAATAATCGGAAGATGTAGCGTTATATACAAGGGTAGAGCTAGTTCTGAGACAGGATATGATGTTAGAATGATCATTATAAAACCTGATGGAACTCTACTGGTTCACGAAGCTGTAGGAAGAGATCCTCTCAACTGGCAGCCTCCAGGATCTTTATGTACCATACATACACAAGATCATGAGCTTCTAATAAGATGCTATAGAAGTAAATATCGTGAGGAGGTTCTGATAAGATTTGATAAACTCTACCACGTAGGGGTTGCAAGGATCGGATATTCTAGATATTTTGAGGTTAAAGGTGTTGAAAAAGATCTCGTTAACATGATTGCTTCAAGCTCTCTACCAATAGATCCTGAGGCTAGACTTATAAGCCGAGAGTATCACACACCGCATGGGAGAATTGATCTTTTGTTTAAGAACTATTCTAGAAACATCCTATATGTGGTGGAGGTTAAAAACGAGAGAGCTGGAGTAGCCGCGGTAGATCAGCTTAGAAGATATGTGGAGTATATGAGAAATCATTATAGAGAAGGTTCTGTAGCAGGGGTTTTAATAGCTGGAGGAATATCTGATGAAGCTCTGAGAGAGCTTCTCAGCCAAGGCTTCTACTATATAGATTCTAAGAATCTGAAACCTAGTGATAGAAAAGATCTATATGAATATCTAAGAGGTGGAGGATCTGAGAATTAG